From the genome of Fusobacterium varium, one region includes:
- the cmpR_2 gene encoding HTH-type transcriptional activator CmpR, with amino-acid sequence MIVTLRHIRIFLAVCKYNNVTMAAKELFIAQPAASLAIKELEEYYGIKLFDRISKRLYITEPGKKFLSYASHITSLFDEMEKELKCHDLVNNLKIGATIATGTYFMPKYVEKFAEIRPGIKINVYIENSKVIENKLLTNELDLAIIDGIIHSENIISDPILDDKLVIICSPKNPLAQKETVSLEEIKNQNFLLRERGSGTRELFDSILFSRGITIEPLWESISTRALVIAVQQNIGIAVLPYYLVKEELEKKIVSRVRIKNIKFVRKFNIIHHKNKYLSSSAISFIEMCKNMEK; translated from the coding sequence ATGATTGTGACATTAAGACATATTAGAATTTTTTTAGCAGTGTGTAAGTATAATAATGTAACTATGGCAGCTAAAGAACTATTTATAGCTCAGCCAGCTGCAAGTTTAGCTATAAAAGAATTGGAAGAATATTATGGAATAAAGCTTTTTGATAGAATATCTAAAAGACTTTATATAACAGAACCAGGAAAAAAATTTTTAAGTTATGCTTCACACATAACCTCTCTTTTTGATGAGATGGAAAAAGAATTAAAATGTCATGATTTAGTTAATAACTTAAAGATAGGAGCAACTATTGCTACTGGAACATATTTTATGCCAAAATATGTTGAAAAATTTGCTGAGATACGTCCAGGAATAAAAATAAATGTATATATAGAAAATTCAAAAGTAATAGAAAATAAATTACTGACAAATGAATTGGATTTGGCTATAATTGATGGAATTATTCATTCGGAAAATATAATAAGCGATCCTATTTTAGATGATAAACTTGTAATAATATGCAGTCCTAAGAATCCATTGGCTCAAAAAGAAACTGTATCTTTAGAAGAAATAAAGAATCAAAATTTTCTTTTGAGGGAAAGAGGGAGTGGAACAAGGGAATTATTTGACAGTATTCTTTTTTCAAGAGGGATAACTATAGAGCCATTATGGGAAAGTATTAGTACAAGAGCTTTGGTAATTGCTGTACAGCAGAATATAGGGATAGCAGTATTACCTTATTATCTTGTAAAAGAGGAGCTTGAGAAAAAAATTGTATCAAGAGTAAGGATAAAAAACATAAAGTTTGTAAGAAAATTCAATATTATTCATCACAAAAATAAATATTTAAGTTCATCTGCAATATCTTTTATTGAAATGTGTAAAAATATGGAGAAATAA
- a CDS encoding chromate transporter, chromate ion transporter (CHR) family, translated as MIYLNLFISFFKIGLFSIGGGYAAMPLIKSQVVDLHQWLTLKEFTDIITIAEMTPGSVSLNCATFVGIQIAGIKGALVATLGCITPSFIVVMIFTFLYFKYGDLKIIKGILRGLRPAVVGLIASAGTTIALIAFFGDKINIQENHINYISVAIFLCAVIALRKFKINPICVMLVSGVFGIGIYEFLV; from the coding sequence ATGATATATTTAAACTTATTTATAAGTTTTTTCAAAATAGGATTATTTAGTATAGGAGGAGGATATGCAGCAATGCCTCTTATCAAATCTCAAGTCGTTGATTTACATCAATGGCTTACATTAAAAGAATTTACAGATATTATAACTATTGCTGAAATGACTCCAGGTTCTGTATCTTTAAATTGTGCTACATTTGTAGGAATACAAATAGCTGGAATAAAAGGGGCTCTTGTTGCAACTCTTGGCTGTATTACTCCCTCTTTTATTGTAGTGATGATTTTTACATTCCTTTATTTTAAATATGGAGATCTTAAAATCATCAAAGGAATTTTAAGAGGATTACGTCCTGCAGTAGTTGGACTTATAGCCTCTGCTGGAACTACAATAGCACTTATTGCATTTTTTGGTGATAAAATAAATATTCAAGAAAACCATATCAATTATATCTCTGTAGCAATTTTTCTTTGTGCTGTTATAGCTCTTAGAAAATTTAAAATAAATCCAATTTGTGTGATGCTTGTATCTGGAGTTTTTGGAATAGGTATATATGAATTTTTAGTTTAA
- the cysL_3 gene encoding CysJI operon transcriptional activator: MLDFRIYTFLELCKTLSYTKTAEKLHMTQPAVTQHIKFLEEFYKNKLFLYSGRTLSLTEYGKLLHRYLVAMNSDSEKVREKILNLSSNNHTLNFGATLTIGEYVIPKVLRKLSSDYPEINVSISVKDTKLLLEKLENGDIEFLLVEGFFEKTKYDSFLFSKEEFVAVCSNKNRFSQGEFTFEDLLEERIIVREKDLEAEIFLKKYYMIIIFLLMILIKI, from the coding sequence ATGCTTGACTTTAGGATTTATACATTTCTGGAATTGTGTAAAACATTGAGTTATACTAAAACTGCTGAAAAACTTCATATGACACAACCAGCAGTAACTCAGCATATAAAATTTTTAGAAGAATTTTATAAAAACAAATTATTTTTATATTCAGGAAGAACTTTATCGTTAACGGAGTATGGGAAACTACTGCATCGTTATTTAGTAGCAATGAATTCCGACTCTGAAAAAGTAAGAGAAAAAATATTAAATCTTTCATCAAATAATCACACTTTAAATTTTGGAGCAACACTTACAATAGGTGAATATGTGATTCCAAAGGTGTTGAGAAAACTTTCCTCAGATTATCCAGAGATAAATGTATCCATTTCTGTAAAAGATACTAAATTATTATTAGAAAAATTAGAAAATGGAGATATAGAATTTCTTTTAGTAGAGGGATTTTTTGAAAAAACTAAATATGATTCATTTCTTTTTTCAAAAGAAGAGTTTGTTGCAGTATGTTCTAATAAAAATAGATTTTCTCAAGGAGAATTTACATTTGAGGACCTTTTAGAAGAAAGAATAATAGTTAGAGAAAAGGATCTGGAAGCAGAGATATTTTTGAAAAAATATTATATGATAATAATCTTTCTATTAATGATTTTAATAAAAATATGA
- a CDS encoding chromate transporter, chromate ion transporter (CHR) family, producing MEKLTLQKKSYWKLFTTMLYLSAFTFGGGFVIVSLMRKKFVKEYHWIEEKEILNLIAIAQSSPGSLSINISILVGYKLAGIPGALISITATALPPLITLSIVSLFYISFKDNVTVNALMKGMQAAIAAIIFDVTFSLAKDVVKKKELIFSLMTIAVFIAVYFFEINIIFIVLICGFIGAISSSYKFKTQNL from the coding sequence ATGGAAAAGTTAACTTTACAGAAAAAAAGCTATTGGAAACTTTTTACAACCATGCTTTACCTTAGTGCATTTACATTTGGGGGAGGATTTGTTATTGTTTCTCTTATGAGAAAAAAATTTGTAAAAGAATATCATTGGATAGAAGAAAAAGAGATATTGAATCTTATAGCTATTGCTCAATCATCACCTGGTTCACTATCTATTAATATATCTATCCTAGTCGGATACAAATTGGCAGGTATCCCAGGAGCGTTAATTTCTATAACAGCTACTGCTCTTCCACCACTTATTACATTATCAATAGTTTCACTATTTTATATCTCTTTTAAAGATAATGTAACAGTAAATGCCCTAATGAAAGGCATGCAAGCTGCTATTGCAGCAATTATTTTTGATGTAACATTTTCTCTTGCTAAAGATGTAGTAAAGAAAAAGGAATTAATCTTTAGTTTAATGACAATAGCTGTATTTATTGCAGTATACTTCTTTGAAATTAATATTATATTTATAGTTCTAATTTGTGGATTTATTGGTGCAATTTCTAGCAGCTATAAATTTAAAACTCAAAATCTTTAA